One window from the genome of Xiphophorus hellerii strain 12219 chromosome 16, Xiphophorus_hellerii-4.1, whole genome shotgun sequence encodes:
- the foxk2b gene encoding forkhead box protein K2 yields MAVQVSGSSGPIARLEGREFEYMMKKRSVTIGRNSSQGSVDVSMGHSSFISRRHLEIFTASDDGTGSGDFYLRCLGKNGVFVDGVFLRRGAPPLQLPRMCTFRFPSTNIKINFTALSSGKKAKREAPESPVKPVQPQISPLTINIPDNIAHLMSPLPSPTGTISAANSCPSSPRGAGSSGYRMGGRMVSSVELQLINDNSQPENDKEASGGDSPKDDSKPPYSYAQLIVQAITLAQDKQLTLNGIYNHITKNYPYYRTADKGWQNSIRHNLSLNRYFIKVARSQEEPGKGSFWRIDPSSEAKLIEQAFRKRRPRGVPCFRTPHGPLSSRSAPASPNHSGVLSAHSSGVQTPDSLSREGSPVPLEPDTPSAPPPVPTAAVQPKLAVIQEARFAQNTPGSAVSSQPVLIAVQRQLPQTIKPVTYTMASPVSTSSSQPAVQTVHVLQQIPAGSTVIAQQAAIIKSEPQENGEHTEVKVKVEAVPSIGSLGASSRIIQSSQSAALQTVTIVQQAPVGQHQLPIKAITQNGTHSLTTALQAPSSSVPAAASPLHLLATHASALLPTKRQNGDQLTGEQPDAKRGKAEEETPAVAVETDSPAAGEQPN; encoded by the exons ATGGCTGTTCAAGTTAGCGGATCGTCTGGGCCGATTGCCCGGCTAGAGGGCCGTGAATTCGAATACATGATGAAGAAGCGCTCGGTGACCATCGGCCGGAACTCCTCTCAGGGCTCCGTGGACGTGAGCATGGGCCACTCGAGCTTCATCTCGCGGCGGCATCTGGAGATATTCACGGCCAGCGACGACGGCACCGGCAGCGGGGACTTCTACCTGAGGTGTCTGGGTAAAAACGGGGTGTTTGTGGACGGAGTGTTCCTAAGACGGGGCGCCCCTCCTCTGCAGCTACCACGAAT GTGCACGTTCAGGTTTCCCAGCACCAACATTAAGATCAACTTCACGGCGCTGTCCAGCGGGAAGAAGGCCAAGCGAGAGGCGCCAGAGTCCCCAGTGAAACCAGTACAGCCTCAGATCTCCCCACTTACCATCAACATTCCAGACAACATCGCTCACCTGATGAGCCCGCTGCCGTCTCCCACCGGCACCATCAG CGCTGCTAACTCCTGCCCCTCCAGCCCCCGGGGGGCGGGCTCCTCGGGCTACAGGATGGGGGGCCGCATGGTCAGCTCCGTGGAGCTGCAGCTCATCAACGACAACTCGCAGCCTGAGAACGACAAAGAGGCCTCCGGAGGGGACAGCCCCAAG GACGACTCCAAGCCGCCGTACTCCTATGCACAGCTGATCGTCCAGGCCATAACGCTGGCGCAGGACAAGCAGCTCACACTAAACGGAATCTACAATCACATCACCAAGAACTACCCGTACTACAGGACCGCCGACAAGGGCTGGCAG AACTCGATCCGTCACAACCTGTCACTGAACCGATACTTCATCAAAGTGGCGCGGTCGCAGGAAGAGCCGGGGAAAGGTTCGTTCTGGAGGATAGACCCGTCGTCGGAGGCCAAGCTCATCGAGCAGGCCTTCAGGAAACGACGGCCCCGCGGGGTCCCCTGCTTCCGGACCCCACATGGACCCCTCTCCTCCAG GAGCGCTCCAGCGTCCCCCAATCACTCCGGGGTGCTCTCCGCTCACTCCAGCGGGGTGCAGACCCCGGACAGTCTGTCCCGGGAGGGCTCCCCGGTGCCCCTGGAGCCGGACACGCCCTCCGCGCCCCCCCCAGTTCCCACCGCCGCCGTCCAGCCCAAACTGGCGGTCATCCAGGAAGCACGCTTTGCACAAAACACACCAG GCTCCGCGGTCAGCAGCCAGCCGGTCCTCATAGCGGTCCAGCGCCAGTTACCTCAGACCATCAAGCCAGTGACTTACACCATGGCGTCCCCAGTGAGCACCAGCAGCTCCCAGCCCGCCGTCCAGACCGTCCACGTCCTGCAGCAGATCCCGGCCGGCTCCACCGTCATCGCCCAGCAGGCCGCCATCATCAAGAGCGAACCGCAGGAGAATGGGGAGCACACGGAGGTCAAAG TGAAAGTGGAGGCGGTTCCCAGCATCGGTTCTTTGGGCGCCTCCAGTCGCATCATCCAGAGCTCCCAGTCGGCGGCGCTGCAGACGGTCACCATCGTGCAGCAGGCGCCGGTGGGTCAGCACCAGCTGCCCATCAAGGCCATCACCCAGAACGGCACCCACAGCCTGACCACCGCCCTGCAGGCGCCCTCCAGCTCAG TCCCGGCCGCCGCCAGCCCCCTCCACCTGCTGGCCACCCACGCCTCCGCCTTGCTCCCCACCAAGCGGCAGAACGGAGACCAGCTGACAGGGGAGCAGCCGGACGCCAAGCGAGGGAAAGCCGAGGAGGAAACGCCCGCCGTCGCCGTGGAGACGGACTCGCCAGCAGCCGGAGAGCAACCAAACTAG
- the LOC116735577 gene encoding ras-related protein Rab-35, producing the protein MAGKDYNHLFKLLIIGDSNVGKSSLLLRFADNSFSGSYITTIGVDFKIRTVDMEGERVKLQIWDTAGQERFRTITSTYYRNTHGVIIVYDVTNPESFVNVKRWLNEISENCDTVCKILVGNKNDDPAKKKVDTQDAVQFGESLGVPVFETSAKENKNVEEMFMAFTRMVLHAKKESRDRAERERFREKDTVNISTQKDRGHRKRAKKCC; encoded by the exons ATGTGGGGAAGAGCAGCCTGCTGCTGCGCTTCGCAGACAACTCCTTCTCCG GCAGCTACATCACCACCATCGGAGTGGACTTTAAGATCCGGACGGTGGACATGGAGGGCGAACGCGTCAAGCTGCAGATCTGGGACACGGCGGGTCAGGAGCGATTCAGAACCATCACCTCCAC ATACTACAGGAACACGCACGGCGTCATCATCGTCTACGACGTGACCAACCCGGAGTCTTTCGTCAACGTCAAGCGCTGGCTGAACGAGATCTCTGAGAACTGCGACACCGTCTGCAAGATCCTGG TGGGGAACAAGAACGACGATCCGGCCAAGAAGAAGGTGGACACCCAGGACGCCGTGCAGTTCGGGGAATCACTGGGCGTCCCGGTTTTCGAGACAAGtgccaaagaaaataaaaatgtagaagag ATGTTCATGGCGTTTACTCGCATGGTTCTCCACGCCAAGAAGGAAAGCCGGGACCGTGCCGAGAGGGAGCGCTTCCGCGAGAAAGACACGGTCAACATCAGCACCCAGAAAGACCGCGGCCACCGCAAGCGAGCCAAGAAGTGCTGCTGA
- the anapc2 gene encoding anaphase-promoting complex subunit 2 — translation MEEMVVELNSGEPSAPGSDQGVAKAWESVTAALVSPGSSLSEQDRLNLALLCSHGLGRLLGVWLLESLQVRLSSSVVPEFWSGLEQPQDQLEERDRAGVLLSAFQTLLDRLDPFLSGLEQLGAWQAEGRCGLSGPGPGALQDRAFTTIRALLLFSPPAVLQQRVLEFYSRTFSVYMSREGGEDGAEALEGPDGGACPGCRAPAQRCWCPEALQWLQQLSLALSRLQLLEWVSAEAVTAILHRLIEQRMEQHCRGEYERSFLLDFQEWLELVLGWLGKVFATEGGRAAPLPMDPSVPSTPSACGSPVLKQWRCHMHQFFCRIYVNMRIEELFSIIRDFPESKPAIEDLKFCLERTNQRQQLLTSLKSAFESRLLHPGVHTSDILTVYISAIKALRELDPSMVILQVACQPIRKYLRTREDTVRQIVAGLTGDAEACSDLASELSRGDPVTLEMQDSDDEGNDPEDWAPDPTDAVPDKLGSKRRSSDIISLLVSIYGSKEIFIDEYRTVLADRLLHQLNYNTAREIRNVELLKLRFGESHMHYCEVMLKDMADSRRINSHIREEESKLSEEEQPPLVLSAIVLSSEFWPTLKEEKLELPAAVCHAMEAYTRRYEKLKAMRTLSWKPHLGSVTLDLELEDRTLTNLTVSPFHAAIILHFQEKSSWTLEELSMKLGAPKELLHRKLALWQQQGVLREEAAGRYVVMETGATRDRLDRGVMLIDSDEERDSNTTTQSEQREEKLQLFWAYIQAMLTNLDSMTLERIHTMLRMFVATGPVVTEMDVNELEAFLQRKVREHQLIVSTGIYRLPKTS, via the exons atggaggaaatggTGGTGGAATTAAACTCTGGGGAACCGTCTGCGCCCGGATCAGACCAGGGGGTCGCCAAAGCCTGGGAATCGGTCACTGCAGCTTTG GTTTCTCCAGGCAGCTCTCTGTCAGAGCAGGACCGTCTGAACCTGGCGCTGCTCTGCTCTCATGGTTTGGGTCGGCTGCTGGGCGTCTGGCTGCTGGAGTCCCTGCAGGTGCGCCTGTCGTCCTCGGTGGTTCCGGAGTTCTGGTCCGGACTGGAGCAGCCGCAGGACCAACTGGAGGAACGGGACCGGGCCGGAGTTCTTCTCTCCGCTTTCCAGACGTTGCTGGACCGGCTGGATCCGTTCCTGA GTGGGTTGGAGCAGCTGGGGGCGTGGCAGGCTGAGGGCCGCTGCGGCCTGTCGGGGCCGGGCCCTGGGGCCCTCCAGGACCGGGCCTTCACCACCATCCGGGCCTTGCTGCTCTTCTCGCCGCCCGCCGTCCTGCAGCAGCGGGTGCTGGAGTTTTACAGTCGGACCTTCTCCGTCTACATGAGCCGGGAGGGCGGGGAGGACGGCGCCGAGGCCCTTGAAGGCCCCGACGGGGGGGCGTGTCCGGGCTGCAGGGCCCCGGCGCAGCGCTGCTGGTGCCCGGAGGCCCTGCAgtggctgcagcagctcagccTCGCCCT GTCccggctgcagctgctggagtGGGTCAGTGCCGAGGCCGTCACCGCCATCCTGCACCGCCTCATCGAGCAGCGCATGGAGCAGCACTGCCGCGGCGAGTACGAGCGCTCCTTCCTGCTGGACTTCCAGGAG TGGTTGGAGCTGGTTCTGGGTTGGCTGGGGAAGGTGTTCGCCACAGAGGGGGGCAGAGCCGCGCCGCTCCCCATGGATCCCAGCGTTCCCAGTACTCCCAGCGCCTGCGGCAGCCCGGTTCTGAAGCAGTGGCGGTGCCACATGCACCAGTTCTTCTGCAGGATCTACGTCAACATGAGGATCGAGGAACTGTTCAGCATCATCAGAG ATTTCCCAGAATCCAAACCTGCCATTGAGGATCTGAAGTTTTGTCTGGAGCGAACCAACCAACGCCAGCAGCTCCTCACTTCGCTCAAATCGGCCTTCGAGAGCCGTCTGCTGCACCCAG GTGTTCACACGTCCGACATCCTCACCGTTTACATCTCGGCCATCAAAGCTCTGCGGGAACTGGACCCGTCCATGGTGATCCTGCAGGTGGCGTGCCAGCCCATCCGGAAGTACCTGCG AACTCGGGAGGACACGGTGCGGCAGATCGTCGCCGGGTTGACGGGCGACGCCGAGGCCTGCTCCGACCTGGCCTCCGAGCTCTCCAGAGGTGACCCCGTGACCCTGGAGATGCAGGACAGCGACGACGAGGGCAACGACCCCGAGGACTGGGCTCCGGATCCCACCGACGCCGTTCCCG ATAAACTGGGCTCCAAGCGGCGCTCGTCCGACATCATCAGCCTGCTGGTCAGCATCTACGGCAGCAAGGAAATCTTCATCGACGAGTACAGAACCGTTCTGGCCGACCGACTGCTGCACCAGCTCAACTACAACACGGCCAG GGAGATTCGTAACGtggagctgctgaagctgcGCTTCGGAGAGTCTCACATGCATTACTGCGAAGTCATGCTGAAG GACATGGCCGACTCTCGCAGGATCAACAGCCACATCCGCGAGGAAGAGTCGAAGCTGAGCGAGGAAGAGCAGCCGCCGCTGGTGCTGTCCGCCATCGTCCTGTCGTCGGAGTTCTGGCCCACGCTGAaggaggagaagctggagctgcCGGCCGCCGTGTGCCACGCCATGGAGGCGTACACACGGCGCTACGAGAAGCTCAAG GCCATGCGGACGCTGAGCTGGAAGCCTCACCTGGGCTCCGTCACTCTGGACCTGGAGCTGGAGGACCGGACCCTCACCAACCTCACCGTGTCGCCCTTCCACGCCGCCATCATCCTGCACTTCCAGGAGAAAA GCTCATGGACCCTGGAGGAGCTTAGCATGAAGCTGGGGGCCCCCAAGGAGCTGCTGCACAGGAAGCTGGCGCTGTGGCAGCAGCAGGGCGTCCTGCGGGAGGAGGCGGCCGGCCGCTACGTCGTCATGGAGACGGGCGCCACGCGCGACAGGCTGGACCGCGGCGTGATGCTGATCGACAGCGACGAGGAGCGCGACTCCAACACCACCACCCAGTCTGAGCAGAGGGAGGAGAAGCTGCAG CTGTTCTGGGCCTACATCCAGGCCATGCTCACCAACCTGGACAGCATGACGCTGGAGCGCATCCACACCATGCTGCGCATGTTCGTCGCCACGGGACCTGTCGTCACGGAGATGGACGTCAACGAGCTGGAGGCCTTTCTGCAGAGGAAAGTCAGGGAGCATCAGCTGATCGTTTCCACCGGCATCTACAGACTGCCCAAGACCAGCTGA